One Pleurocapsa sp. PCC 7327 DNA segment encodes these proteins:
- a CDS encoding bifunctional acetate--CoA ligase family protein/GNAT family N-acetyltransferase: MLQPLKPITDRAYDILRSERQPLSPIFAPQTVAVIGATDRPGSVGRTLLWNLISNPFGGTVFPVNPKRNSVLGIQAYPDVKSIPQPVDLAVIATPAPTVPGIIEECLEAGVKGAIIISAGFREIGKAGRELEQQILEKARGKMRIIGPNCLGVMNPRSGLNATFAGAIARPGNVGFISQSGAICTAVLDWSVPENVGFSAFISIGSMLDVDWGDLIYYLGDDPYTKSIVIYMESVGDARSFLSAAREVAFTKPIIVIKAGETEAAAKAVTSHTGAMTGSKDVFDAAFRRCGVLKVTRMSELFDMAEVLAKQPRLPEGPRLAIITNAGGPGVLATDALVATGGELAELSDDTIAKLNEVLPPQWSHANPIDILGDADPDRYTKALEIAVEDPGSDGLLVILTPQAMTDPNKTAEQLISCAQMAGKPILASWMGGAEISVGETILNKHQIPTYRYPDSAARLFNLIWRYSYNLQGIYETPVMPPDEDGGPNRSQVAQIIGAVRESERVILTELESKEILAAYGIPVVRTGIAKTEAEALELAESIGYPVVVKLLSETVTHKTDVGGVQLNLTNAEEVRDAYRAIQTSVTQKVGAEHFLGVTVQPMLSPDGSYELIIGSSIDPQFGPVLLFGTGGRLVEVFKDRAIALPPLNTTLARRMMEQTKIYRALKGVRGRRPIDLAALEQLMVKFGQLVVEQPWIKEIDINPLLVSAERLTALDARIILHPKDTPANELPKPAIRPYPLQYVGSWTMADGTPVIIRPIRPEDEPLMVRFYKTLSEHSIYLRYFHLMSLSRLTAHERLTRLCFIDYDREMALIAIHKETQEMLAVARLSKQHGVNEGEFAMLVSDPFQRHGLGTELLRRLVQVGRDEKLEKIKAEILPENRGMQRVCEKVGFRLYRALDWVKAEIDL, encoded by the coding sequence GTGCTTCAACCACTCAAACCCATTACCGATAGAGCTTACGACATTCTACGCTCCGAGCGTCAGCCGCTCAGCCCTATCTTTGCACCACAGACAGTTGCCGTAATCGGTGCTACCGACAGACCGGGTAGCGTGGGGCGAACCCTCCTTTGGAATCTCATCAGCAACCCTTTTGGGGGGACAGTTTTTCCAGTCAATCCCAAGCGAAACAGCGTTTTAGGCATTCAGGCATATCCCGATGTTAAATCGATTCCCCAACCCGTCGATCTAGCCGTTATCGCGACCCCAGCCCCAACCGTACCTGGAATTATTGAGGAATGCCTTGAAGCAGGCGTGAAAGGTGCCATTATCATCTCGGCGGGGTTCCGGGAAATTGGCAAAGCTGGACGAGAATTAGAGCAGCAAATCCTGGAAAAAGCGCGAGGAAAAATGCGGATTATCGGACCCAATTGCCTAGGGGTGATGAATCCGCGCTCCGGACTCAACGCTACCTTTGCTGGAGCGATCGCGCGTCCGGGAAATGTGGGCTTTATCAGTCAAAGTGGCGCTATCTGCACGGCAGTCTTAGACTGGAGCGTTCCAGAAAATGTGGGCTTTAGTGCGTTTATTTCCATTGGCTCGATGCTGGACGTGGATTGGGGCGACCTGATTTACTATCTCGGCGACGATCCCTACACCAAAAGCATTGTCATCTATATGGAATCCGTTGGCGATGCGCGATCGTTTCTCTCCGCCGCGCGGGAAGTTGCCTTTACTAAACCCATCATCGTCATCAAAGCGGGCGAGACAGAAGCTGCCGCCAAAGCAGTTACCTCCCATACGGGCGCGATGACGGGGAGCAAGGACGTGTTTGATGCCGCCTTTCGCCGTTGTGGGGTGCTGAAGGTGACGCGGATGTCCGAGCTGTTCGATATGGCAGAAGTCCTCGCCAAACAGCCTCGCCTTCCTGAAGGTCCCCGACTGGCGATTATCACCAATGCGGGAGGACCGGGAGTGCTAGCGACTGATGCGCTAGTTGCTACCGGAGGAGAACTGGCAGAACTTTCGGACGATACGATTGCCAAGCTCAACGAAGTTCTGCCGCCTCAGTGGAGTCATGCCAATCCCATCGATATTCTCGGAGATGCAGACCCAGATCGTTACACAAAAGCTTTAGAAATTGCAGTTGAAGATCCCGGTAGTGACGGGCTGCTGGTCATTTTGACACCGCAAGCCATGACCGATCCGAATAAGACGGCAGAACAATTGATAAGCTGCGCTCAGATGGCGGGCAAACCCATCTTGGCAAGTTGGATGGGAGGCGCAGAAATTTCTGTAGGAGAAACCATTCTCAACAAACACCAAATCCCCACTTATCGCTATCCGGATTCGGCAGCTCGTCTGTTTAATTTAATATGGCGCTACAGTTACAATCTGCAAGGCATCTACGAAACTCCCGTCATGCCGCCCGATGAGGATGGAGGTCCAAATCGTTCCCAAGTGGCGCAGATTATAGGAGCAGTCCGAGAGAGCGAACGCGTAATTCTCACCGAATTGGAATCGAAGGAAATTTTGGCTGCCTATGGCATTCCGGTCGTGAGAACCGGGATTGCGAAAACAGAAGCCGAAGCTTTGGAACTGGCAGAATCGATTGGCTATCCCGTCGTCGTCAAACTGTTATCGGAAACCGTGACCCACAAGACGGATGTGGGGGGAGTGCAGTTAAATCTCACCAATGCGGAAGAGGTACGAGATGCCTATCGAGCCATTCAAACTTCAGTAACCCAGAAAGTCGGGGCAGAACATTTCTTGGGCGTAACCGTTCAACCGATGCTTAGCCCCGATGGGAGTTACGAATTAATTATCGGCAGCAGTATCGACCCTCAATTTGGACCCGTGCTGCTATTTGGCACGGGCGGGCGACTGGTAGAAGTGTTTAAAGATCGCGCGATCGCTCTTCCTCCCCTCAACACGACCCTTGCCCGTCGAATGATGGAGCAGACGAAAATTTATCGCGCCCTCAAAGGCGTTCGTGGGCGCAGACCTATCGATCTGGCAGCCCTAGAGCAACTGATGGTGAAGTTCGGCCAGCTTGTGGTCGAGCAGCCTTGGATTAAGGAAATTGACATCAATCCCCTGCTTGTCTCTGCCGAACGCCTAACAGCGCTGGACGCTCGCATTATTCTCCATCCCAAAGATACCCCAGCCAACGAACTTCCCAAGCCAGCAATTCGCCCCTATCCCTTGCAATACGTCGGGTCTTGGACAATGGCGGACGGGACCCCCGTCATCATCCGTCCGATTCGTCCCGAAGATGAACCCCTTATGGTGCGGTTTTATAAAACTCTCTCCGAACACAGCATCTATTTGCGTTATTTTCATTTGATGAGTTTGAGTCGGTTGACTGCCCACGAGCGGCTAACGCGCTTGTGTTTTATCGACTACGATCGCGAGATGGCACTGATCGCGATCCATAAGGAAACCCAGGAAATGCTAGCCGTAGCTCGCTTGAGCAAACAACACGGAGTCAATGAAGGGGAATTTGCCATGTTGGTTAGCGATCCTTTCCAGCGGCATGGGTTGGGAACCGAGTTATTGCGGCGCTTGGTGCAAGTCGGTCGGGATGAGAAACTCGAGAAAATTAAGGCGGAGATTCTGCCTGAGAATCGTGGCATGCAGCGAGTCTGTGAAAAGGTAGGTTTTCGCCTTTACCGCGCTCTCGATTGGGTTAAAGCCGAAATTGATTTGTAA